The DNA window TATGCCAATAGCCTATATAAGAACCAGTTCGGTAATTCATCTTATCATCTGGGACCTTATTTCTATTGCCGCTATTTTGAATCGGATTCCACGTTCTATAGTGACTTCAAGGATTTTCAGAAACGTTATGAAAAGGGCGTCTTGCTGGATTCTGCTGCGAAGCTGCATTTAGCCGATGGAGCCCTCCGCTTTGAAGAACGGATCTCGGAATCAAGTGCCGGTAATAAACTGAACACCAGGGACTCCCTGATGGATCTCTATTCCTACAGTATTTACATGCCTCTGTGGGACGAAGTTTATGGAACGCAAATGTTTAACAATGGCGGCGCATTTGGAACTCTGGATTCCGTTAAGAATAAGAATAGCGAATATAATGGGAGGGCCTTTGTATACGACGGCCAAAAGAGTTCGTATTCTGCCTCTGGGTGGAACATGTGGCGCCTGGTCTCTTCCATGGAAGATACCTTGGGACTTTGCCTAAACGATAGCGTCTTGGTCCGTAGGCATAACGGTGAATATTATCTCTGTGCGAAAAATTCTTCCAGCTGGAAAGTGGAAACCAATAAGGATACCCTTCTAACGTCCATTTATGGCGCTTGCGATGCAATCATGAAAGGATGGACTCGTTATTTGGATGACACTCTGTACCTGTGCGTTTGTCCAGATGGAAAGTGCCAGTGGAAACAGGACGATGGCTCTGAAACCTTTTCGGATGAGGTCCAGAAATATGCGAATTCGACTTACCTGAATTTTTTAGCCTCCATGGAATTTGGCGCCTGTACCAAGGATTCCCTCATGAATAATCGAAAGGAAATTCTGGATGGACAGATGATCCGCTGTGTGGGTGGTAAATGGAAGGCTATTGATTCCTTGGAGTATTATGTGGGACGCTGTGGCAATGTCTATGACTATGTCATTGGGGATAAGACGGTAACTCCGGATTCGGTTTATCTAGAATGCCTGTCTACCGGTAAGTGGGATACCATTCCTGCTCCCGATTATTATGGCGATTCCTGCAAAAGTGGTAGTCACCATAGAGTAGTTTTTAGGGACAATCACTACTATATCTGTGAGGTTCAGTGCCCCGCTTGTATCTATAGTATTGGAACCTGGGAACTCTTGACGGAGGAGGGCACAATCCCGCCGGTCCTCAATATGGATCAGTGTGATACGAAGACCAATAATCGTCTGGTAGAATATGACAGTGTTTTCTATCGCTGTCTCGATGGCGACTGGAGTGTTGCTCCCGATAGTTTTATTACGCCACCTGTGCTGAAGGGACTTGTCTGTAACCTTGATGAAAATCTGGGTGAAGAAGTTAAGGTGGATACTTCTTACTATGTCTGCGATTCTAATTACTGGAAACCTCTTGCTGCCGAAATTTCAATCCTGCGCAAGTATGAGGATAAGTATGGTAAGTGTGATAGCATTACAGGTTCTACGCTTTACTACAGCGAAGATTTTGACGCACTTTATGGTTGTGTGGAAACGAACCTGTGGAGTAAAATCAGCTATTCAGAATCACCTCTGGAAGCTCCTGCCGGTGCTGCCCCTAAAAAGATTGCAGGGGGTGTCTATGAAAATGATTCTACCTACAAGGTGACCGTAGATGGTACGGATTATGTCTTCTACCATCAGGGAACAAAGCTTACGGTAAGTAAGGTGGATGTTGCCGGTACGACTTACGATGCGTATTTCTATGGCTCCAACTTGTTTATCCACAGCCAGCGTGGCCCAGGAATCTATTATCTCAATGCATTGAGAGCTGAGCAGAGTACTGAAAATTTTGATGAGAGTCTCTCCAGTGCTAGCTTTGTGGATTTTTATGACGCTTGGGCTGCACGCGTCACTCCGACCAATACTTGTACGTATTTCAGAGAATTATACGGGGAAAACCAAACGTATACGGCGGGACCTGGCATGGTTACTGTGCTCAGTAGGAATGAAGATACCTTTGTTTCCTGGGAAACTGCAAAGACATTCTGTCCTACAGGATTCCATGTCCCGGATTCGACAGAATTTACCGCCAGTGATTTTTTGGCTTACCCGACCATGAACACTATGGTTCGTAACGATAGCCCAATTTCGGAATCCTATCAAAAGAATGCCTGTGGCGGAACCTACAAACATTATTATACCCTGCTATGGACCAGTACCGAGAAGGATGAAAATACTCAATATTGCTACGAGTATGGATACAGCGGTCAGGCGGAAGTCGCTCGCCGTATTGTGGAATGTCCCAAGGACTTGTTCCCCATGGCTCAGGTCGTATGCGTGAAGGACTAACATCCTTTACGTCATCCTGAGCGAAGCGCATACGCCCCCTTTCACGTCATCCTGAGCGAAGCGCGTAGCGCGGAGTCGAAGGATCTTGCATTTTTTTCTAAATTGTGCGTCACAAAAACCAGAGGGCTTTTATGAACTTAAAGATGATGGAAGATGGCTTCAAGATGATTCTTGAAGGAATGGGCGAGGATGTGAACCGCGAAGGTTTGCAGGAAACTCCCAAGCGCGTTGCCAAGATGTACGCCGAAGTCATGAGCAGCCTTTCTGGTGACTTGAAGGCGGAAGATATTCTCAAGACCCGCTTCCACGAAAAGTACGACGAAATGATCGTGGTACCTAACATTCCCTTCGCCAGTATGTGCGAACACCACTTTCTGCCTTTTACGGGCAAGGCCCACATTGCCTACATTCCTGGGGATTGTGTGGTGGGGCTTTCCAAGATTCCTCGCGTTGTGGAATTCTATGCCCGCTTCCCCCAGATTCAGGAACGCATGACTCGCCAGATTGCGGAACTGATCCAGAAGGAATTGCAGCCCAAGGGCGTTGCTGTTGTGCTGGAAGCTAGCCACATGTGCATGACCATGCGTGGCATTAAAAAGCCCGGCGCCACCATGGTGACCACTCAGCTGCTGGGACGATTCAAGACGGACGAAAAGACCCGTGCGGAATTCCTGGCAAGTATTAACGATAGACTGCGTTAATCTATCTTCATAACGCAAAGGTCCACGTTTTATAACGTGGACTTTTTCTTTGTGGTAATGTAAATTACAAAACCTTGAAATCACGCGGATTTCGCCATTTTGTAAACATTCCCCGTTGACATTTTATCCACGAGAAGTTGTGTTCTGGTGTATTTTTACCCCTTAAAACAAGGTACTTTATAGACGTATGGGTGACAACGCGAACCAAAAAAGGAGTCCATATGAAATCTCAGTTCTTCAAGGGGATTGCTGTAAAGAGCCTTATCCTTGCAAGTGCATTGGCATTCGTCAACTGTGACGATTCTACTAGCCCTTCTACCAATGACGATCCTATCGTCGCCCCGGGTTCTTCTACCTCTGTAGACCCGACTGTTGATCCTGTTGTTGATCCGACTGTGGATCCTACCACCAATCCCGTAGCAAATTCTTCTGCAGCTGCTGCAGATCCTTCCCAGAATCCTGTTGTTGATCCGGTTGTCGGTTCTTCTGCTTCTGCTGATCCGACTGTGGGTCCTGCTGATCCTACCGCAACCTCTTCTTCTGCCGCAAATCCCGTTGTGGATCCCGTTGCAGCATCCAGCTCCGCAACTACTCCTGCTGCAACATCTAGCTCTGCAACTACTCCGGCTGTAGCCTCTAGCTCTAGCGTTGCTCCGGTTGCTTCTAGCTCTTCTGCCGCTCCTGTTCCGTCTTCTTCTTCTGTGGCTCCTGAAGCTCCGAAGGGTATCTACCTCTCTACTGATACGGACGAAAACAAGAACTACATGGAAGTGGAATACAAGACTAATACTGGCGCCGATGGCGGTGCAATTCTGTCTTATCCCAAGCGCATGTCTGACACCCAGAAGCACGGCATCGTGATCTGGGGCCCGGGTGGCGGTACTGCTCCTGGTGCATACGAAGGCATGATTCGTCGTCTTGCTTCTCATGGTTTCGTTGTGATTGCCTTGAGCAGCTCTCCTGGTGATGCTTCCAAGGCTATTCCTGCTCTTGACTGGCTGGAAAAGCAGGCCAAGGATTCTAACAGCCCGCTGTACAACAAGCTGGACTTCACCAAGGTTGGCGCGTCTGGTCACTCCATGGGTGGTCTGGAATCTGAACAGGTCCTCATTAAGGATAGCCGCGTGATTACTGCTGTCATGAACAACAGTGGTGACCTGGGTGGCGGTGCTGCTCAGTATGTACCTTCCGGCAAGTCCATCGCTCTTGTTTACGGCGAAGTGGGTTCTGAAGCTCCCAATGCCGAAAAGGATTACCAGAACAACGTGAAGGTTCCTGCCTGCTTGATTAAGATGGAAGGCAATAACTTCGGTCATGGTTCTGGTCCGTGGGATGGCATGGCACTCACCGTTTCCTGGATGCGTTGGCATCTGGGTGGCGAAGACTTCCGTAAGTCTCAGTTCGTGGGTTCCAATGGTGCCTATATTAACGGCTCCGTTCCGGGTACTCCTGGCCACTACAAGGGTCAGTGCAAGAATTTCTAATCCGTTAGAAAAAGTCTCTACATAACACACTCCAAGGATTCCCCGGCGAAGGTCGGGGAGTCTTTTTATATACCGCTCAGGCAGTACGTTGGGTTAAGAACCTACGATTTGCCTTCGCTCTCGCCTGCGACGACTTGTTGATACAAGTCGCCTTCGGCTCACGGTTATACCGCTCAGGCAGTACGTGTGGTTAAGAACCTACGATTTGCCTTCGCTCTCGCCTGCGACGACTTGTTAATACAAGTCGCCTCCGGCTCACGGATATACCGCTCGGGCTGTACGTGTGGTTAAGAACCTCTTGTTTTTTGCTTACTCGCGTTTTCAACGCTTTTTTGTTATATATTTGTGGTGTAGGGCGGTCGAATTACCGCCTCTGGAGACTATTATGAACGCAGCTATCCTTACTAATGAGTTCCCGCCGGAAATTTATGGTGGTGCAGGTATTCACGTTAAGTTCCTCTCTCAGGAACTGGCAAAGCTTTGCCATGTGGAAGCCCGCTGCTTTGGTCCGCAGGACGAAGATGAAAATAACATTCGTGCTATTGGCTTTAACCGCAAGTTGGGCCTCTCCCCGAAGGATGACCGCTTCCAGAAGATTTTCAAGCCCCTGGACATTAACCTGCAATGGGCTGCCTCTATGGATGACATCGATGTCATTCATTGCCACACCTGGTACAGCCACTTTGGCGGCGTTCTCGCTTCCCGCCTGTTGCAGTGCCCCTTGATTTTGACCACCCACTCTCTGGAGCCTCACCGCCCCTGGAAATCCGAACAGCTGGGTGATGGCGGCTACGCCATGAGCTGCTGGATTGAAAAGACCGCTTACGAAGCTGCCGACGGCGTTATCGCTGTGAGCCAGGGCATGAAGCGTGACGTGATGAAGCTTTATGGCGTTCCTGAAGATCGCGTGAAGGTCATCTACAACGGCATTGATCCGGATTTCTACCAGCCCACCTTCAGCGAAGCTATTCTCAAGAAGTGGGGCGTGGATCCCAGCAAGCCTTTCGTGCTGTTCGTTGGCCGCATTACCCGCCAGAAGGGCATTAGCCAGCTGATTCAGGCTATTCCCCAGATTGATGAAGGTGCCCAGGTGGTTCTCTGTGCTGGTGCTCCTGATACTCAGGAACTGGCAGACGAATGCCGCAACCTCATCGAAGAAGTCCAGAAGACCCGCGATGGCGTCATCTGGATTCAGGAAGCTGTTCCTCACGAAGAACTGCGTGTCCTTTACAGCCACGCTACCGTGTTTGCTACCCCCTCCCTTTACGAACCTTTCGGTATTATCAACCTGGAAGCCATGAGCTGTGGTACTCCTGTGGTGGGTAGCGCTGTGGGCGGCATCCCCGAAATCATCGTGGATGGAGAAACTGGCTTCCTGGTTCCCCTGAAGGCTGTTTCCGAAACTAACTTCGAACCTGCCGACCCCAAGGCTTTCCAGACGGATTTCGCTAACAAGCTGAATACCATTCTGGCAAATCCTGAAATGGCAAAGAAGATGGGCGAAGTGAGCCGTAAGCGCGCTATCGACGTCTTCAGCTGGAAGGCAATCGCTCAGCAGACCTACGACTTCTATCAGGAATGCATTGCTCGTTACAAGAAGGAAGGCAAGCGCTAATCTCAAAGGTTGGTGAGCTCGCCGAACCACGGCACTACAATATGGACTACAAAAAGAGCCTGCAGTAAAAAACTGTGGGCTCTTTTTCTGTAAAATAAAATTATCTTAAAATGAGAAGTGAGAATTTTAAGATGAATAAGTTCCTG is part of the Fibrobacter sp. UWEL genome and encodes:
- the folE gene encoding GTP cyclohydrolase I FolE encodes the protein MNLKMMEDGFKMILEGMGEDVNREGLQETPKRVAKMYAEVMSSLSGDLKAEDILKTRFHEKYDEMIVVPNIPFASMCEHHFLPFTGKAHIAYIPGDCVVGLSKIPRVVEFYARFPQIQERMTRQIAELIQKELQPKGVAVVLEASHMCMTMRGIKKPGATMVTTQLLGRFKTDEKTRAEFLASINDRLR
- the glgA gene encoding glycogen synthase, whose amino-acid sequence is MNAAILTNEFPPEIYGGAGIHVKFLSQELAKLCHVEARCFGPQDEDENNIRAIGFNRKLGLSPKDDRFQKIFKPLDINLQWAASMDDIDVIHCHTWYSHFGGVLASRLLQCPLILTTHSLEPHRPWKSEQLGDGGYAMSCWIEKTAYEAADGVIAVSQGMKRDVMKLYGVPEDRVKVIYNGIDPDFYQPTFSEAILKKWGVDPSKPFVLFVGRITRQKGISQLIQAIPQIDEGAQVVLCAGAPDTQELADECRNLIEEVQKTRDGVIWIQEAVPHEELRVLYSHATVFATPSLYEPFGIINLEAMSCGTPVVGSAVGGIPEIIVDGETGFLVPLKAVSETNFEPADPKAFQTDFANKLNTILANPEMAKKMGEVSRKRAIDVFSWKAIAQQTYDFYQECIARYKKEGKR